In Methanothermococcus thermolithotrophicus DSM 2095, one DNA window encodes the following:
- a CDS encoding TldD/PmbA family protein: MKSELGYLVDKILEIGKNNNFEVEVFLSEGTDFSAELDGENLDSVETSSSFGIGVRVIKDKKVGFAYSSKKDVEVVYKAMENLIPDPYTSLPEPEEYKDPKGVYYKKILDLDETNLVDDLISMKDMLKDENITVTGGGISKAYEQNWIANSKGVDVQEEFTYYSASISGIKDGETAYEYLTKNHVFEVDEIANKVIEFLKKPEGIKTDYEGNIALSPRALSSLLSYTLIPSFNAENIQRNRSVLKDKIGEKVFGENITIVDDGTIDGGLYSSKVDGEGVPTKRTILVENGVLKGYLYDIKRANIENKKSTGNGMRGYNDLPGVSPSNFIIEPHGKINDFDEYLYINTLIGTHTSNPITGDFSVEISNSYIVKDGEEIPVKKGLLSGNIFESLKTAIPLDNVEQRGKLISPAIMIKGKIVV; encoded by the coding sequence ATGAAATCTGAATTAGGTTATTTAGTTGATAAAATATTAGAGATTGGAAAAAATAACAATTTTGAAGTTGAAGTATTTTTATCAGAAGGTACTGACTTTAGTGCAGAGCTCGATGGGGAAAACTTGGATAGTGTTGAAACATCAAGTAGTTTTGGAATTGGTGTCAGAGTTATAAAGGATAAAAAAGTTGGATTTGCATATTCAAGTAAGAAGGATGTTGAAGTGGTCTATAAAGCCATGGAAAACCTTATTCCAGATCCATACACTTCCCTTCCAGAACCTGAAGAATACAAAGATCCTAAAGGAGTATATTATAAAAAAATATTAGATTTAGATGAAACTAACCTTGTAGATGACTTGATTTCAATGAAAGATATGTTAAAGGACGAAAATATAACAGTTACAGGAGGGGGGATTTCAAAGGCCTATGAACAGAACTGGATAGCCAACTCAAAAGGCGTTGATGTTCAGGAAGAATTCACATACTATTCAGCTTCAATTTCTGGAATAAAAGATGGTGAAACAGCCTACGAATACCTAACAAAAAATCATGTGTTTGAAGTTGATGAAATTGCAAATAAAGTTATTGAATTTTTAAAAAAACCTGAAGGGATAAAGACAGATTATGAAGGAAACATAGCTCTCAGTCCTAGAGCTCTAAGTTCTCTACTGAGTTATACTTTAATACCGTCATTTAACGCTGAAAATATACAGAGAAACAGATCTGTTTTAAAGGATAAAATTGGGGAAAAAGTCTTTGGAGAAAATATTACAATAGTTGACGATGGAACGATTGATGGGGGCCTTTATTCTTCAAAAGTTGATGGAGAGGGAGTACCAACAAAAAGAACTATTTTAGTGGAAAATGGTGTTTTAAAAGGTTATTTATACGATATAAAAAGGGCAAATATTGAAAACAAGAAATCCACCGGAAACGGAATGAGAGGATACAACGACCTGCCGGGAGTATCCCCATCTAACTTTATAATTGAACCACATGGCAAAATAAACGACTTTGATGAGTATCTATACATAAATACCCTGATAGGAACCCACACATCCAACCCAATAACTGGAGACTTTTCAGTTGAAATAAGCAACAGCTATATCGTAAAAGACGGAGAAGAAATCCCAGTTAAAAAAGGACTGCTTTCAGGAAACATCTTTGAAAGTTTAAAAACAGCAATTCCGCTCGATAATGTAGAACAAAGAGGAAAACTTATTTCACCTGCAATAATGATAAAAGGAAAAATAGTGGTCTAA
- a CDS encoding protein translocase subunit SecF, with protein sequence MSINYKVLTAIPIILAILSGILVLVNGLPESIDVSGGVEISLMAPKNTNIDLLKEELSGSEIKKAETQSGTYIIIKLGKENDINTVRSTLKSFFNVNDLNELKYTEKQIGPSLSAKFWEEGIKAVGFAFLFMATVVYFVFRTPIPSAAVILAAASDLMIALGGMSLFNIPISTATIAALLMIIGYSVDTDIMLTTRVLKRRSGTLDERIKEAMKTGVTMSLTTIVAMATLYLVVTFMVPAAGLLGNIAIVLLLGLIADLMTTWMTNVGILRYYVTEYKKER encoded by the coding sequence ATGAGTATTAATTATAAAGTACTAACCGCCATACCGATAATTCTGGCGATTCTTTCGGGAATCTTGGTTTTAGTAAATGGATTACCAGAAAGTATTGACGTAAGCGGTGGGGTAGAGATTAGCTTAATGGCTCCGAAAAATACAAACATAGATTTATTGAAGGAGGAGCTGTCTGGATCTGAAATAAAAAAGGCAGAAACTCAATCTGGAACATATATAATAATTAAATTAGGAAAAGAAAATGACATTAACACCGTAAGAAGCACGTTAAAGAGTTTTTTTAATGTAAATGATCTAAATGAGCTTAAATACACAGAAAAACAGATAGGGCCTTCTTTAAGTGCAAAGTTCTGGGAGGAAGGCATTAAAGCAGTTGGTTTCGCATTTTTGTTTATGGCCACTGTTGTTTACTTTGTGTTCAGAACTCCTATACCAAGTGCTGCTGTTATTCTTGCTGCAGCATCAGACTTAATGATTGCACTGGGAGGAATGAGTTTATTCAACATTCCTATTTCAACTGCAACAATTGCAGCCCTACTTATGATTATTGGTTACAGTGTGGATACCGATATAATGCTTACTACAAGGGTTTTAAAGAGAAGGTCTGGAACATTGGATGAAAGGATAAAAGAAGCTATGAAAACCGGAGTTACAATGTCCCTTACCACAATCGTGGCTATGGCAACTCTTTATCTTGTAGTTACATTTATGGTTCCTGCTGCAGGACTGCTTGGAAATATCGCGATAGTATTGTTATTGGGCTTAATAGCGGATTTAATGACTACTTGGATGACAAATGTAGGAATATTGAGATATTATGTTACAGAGTACAAAAAAGAGAGATAA